A stretch of Mus caroli chromosome 5, CAROLI_EIJ_v1.1, whole genome shotgun sequence DNA encodes these proteins:
- the Znf804b gene encoding zinc finger protein 804B: MACYLVISSRHLSNGHYRGIKGVFRGPLCKNGSPSPDFAEKEKSTAKSLEDAKANFYCELCDKQYNKHQEFDNHINSYDHAHKQRLKELKHREFARNVASKSWKDEKKQEKALKRLHQLAELRQQSECVSGNGPAYKTPRIAMEKQLQQGIFPVKNGRKVSCMKSALFKGKNVPRSSMDKQRSAMPNRHQLQSDRRHLFGNMITQTSSDLSNANHRTGVSFSFSKKAYLKLESSASVFSENTDDTHDCSKSPTYKVKRTVENCKCGRLASDDADLMKEGAVLSASNLEGFLNTSSMNSKISQNKHESINGRLKDAAGTHMAFSKSHFRVSERDCTFSSREKEIRNALKDTSENCTNHPCQANESSSPLNIYKHSDSRWCECLDEFLPSGPSEKKTQAHRIPNSRMEARAKSSDESERVSKNVQRHCREDCSHDLKSKPLPFLHVQSKDGHTTLQWPTELLFFTRTEPCISYGCNPLYFDFKLSRNTKDECNSENVQTELEKKALEIKTKQESQVTDLIKEQEKLTQDNQSLKPKMIVANPDWEKFQRKYNLDYDDSDSSVSEHASLQDLEMKSPEVPAYLKLSLKDGLGNNNDDIELMEPSNIHWQSCKRTVCNNALEGLSFSPHISRTKIHKLNPCSLQSEFEEENQHTWNLSPYTSGNHSEYGKDRGISLNTCNISMARRASTSGKLSYERYSPVSPLKAHPRTVDESSRNVSSWRNMCTSHRSKGSNSSHMLCFCKRECDSVERHTWKHRKHNCLYMADVPLSSNCPQSEAQRDKNGKISDSFKTKKRSKHRDCHCRERYKLGKNQQFAEPNPPGIFRCDSGSRVSIDGNGGKTFNGQESQHNKLKSYLRRRAYCLNKNNKSQKSLASLHIGDVGKVKCRQCNSSTANYHLRSCRGGPSEATQSNIAVGEGPSLTAKGLLERVKAKKCQEQSMEFEMSSNSCLKESHTHSQIQCTTPPGPSCCSRTVLPFSKKRQHIGKRKNEKGNKVHKTSDNDKGKNLQKINSTILTDTECDNYLSKGINGLVTDSQSLSRKNNQTTKEKSKSSVIEVQPFLQSYDPVPNDFLGAFSSNRYTGVTDSTETKEDQINLDLEDVSMSVNHVEGNINSYYDRAVQKHDKMEDELEVCHKSLSPPLIQQPITFSPDEIDKYKRLQLQAQQHVQKQLLSRHLRVLPATGPTAFSPASAVQTVPVHQHTSITTIHHTFLQHFAVSASISSHSSPLPIAHLHPLSQPHFTPISFSTIAPTIIPGHPTFLGHPLHLVAAAPFHPSHMTLQPLPSAAFIPTLFGPHLNPATTSIFHLNPLIQPVLQGQDLYHHSCSSQMQQLNSVKEALNMAVHLN, from the exons aGATTGAAAGAATTAAAGCATCGCGAATTTGCTCGAAATGTAGCTTCTAAATCATGGAAAgatgagaagaaacaagaaaaagcacTTAAGCGACTCCATCAGCTGGCTGAGCTGCGGCAACAGTCTGAATG TGTTTCTGGAAATGGACCAGCGTACAAAACCCCAAGGATAGCCATGGAAAAGCAGCTCCAGCAGGGAATTTTCCCTGTTAAGAATGGCAGAAAGGTATCCTGCATGAAAAGTGCCCTTTTCAAGGGAAAGAATGTGCCCAGAAGTAGCATGGATAAGCAGCGATCAGCCATGCCAAACCGACACCAGCTACAATCAGATAGGCGACACTTGTTTGGGAATATGATAACACAAACATCTTCAGACCTTAGCAATGCAAACCACAGGACAggagtttcattttcattttcaaaaaaagcCTATCTAAAATTAGAatcctctgcctcagttttcaGCGAGAACACAGACGATACACATGATTGTAGCAAGTCACCCACCTATAAAGTCAAACGAACAGTGGAGAACTGCAAGTGTGGCCGGCTTGCAAGCGATGATGCAGACCTTATGAAGGAAGGAGCTGTCCTTTCAGCAAGCAATCTGGAGGGTTTTTTAAACACCTCCTCGATGAACTCTAaaatttcacaaaacaaacaTGAATCTATTAATGGGAGACTGAAAGATGCAGCAGGCACTCACATGGCTTTCTCTAAGTCTCACTTCCGTGTTTCAGAGAGAGACTGTACTTTTtccagcagagagaaagaaattagaaatgcaCTGAAGGATACTTCAGAAAACTGTACTAATCACCCATGCCAAGCAAATGAATCTTCCAGTCCACTAAACATTTACAAGCACAGTGATAGTAGGTGGTGTGAATGTCTGGATGAGTTTTTGCCTTCAGGACCAAGTGAAAAGAAGACTCAAGCACATCGAATTCCTAACTCAAGAATGGAGGCCAGAGCAAAGTCTTCAGATGAATCAGAAAGGGTTAGCAAAAATGTTCAAAGACATTGCAGAGAAGATTGTTCACATGATCTGAAATCCAAACCATTGCCTTTCCTCCATGTACAGAGCAAGGATGGTCACACTACTCTACAGTGGCCTACAGAACTTCTCTTCTTTACCAGAACAGAACCTTGCATATCTTATGGCTGTAAtcctttatattttgatttcaaaCTGTCTCGCAACACAAAAGATGAGTGTAACTCAGAGAATGTACAAACAGAGTTGGAGAAAAAGGctttagaaataaagacaaaacaagagaGCCAAGTCACAGATTTAattaaagaacaagaaaaattgaCCCAAGATAATCAATCTCTGAAACCAAAGATGATTGTAGCTAAcccagattgggaaaagttccAGCGAAAATACAATCTGGACTATGATGACTCTGACTCCAGTGTAAGTGAACATGCTAGTCTACAAGACTTGGAAATGAAAAGTCCTGAAGTGCCTGCTTACCTTAAGCTGTCTCTAAAGGATGGTTTAGGAAACAATAATGATGATATTGAATTGATGGAACCATCAAACATCCATTGGCAAAGTTGCAAAAGGACAGTTTGCAATAATGCCCTTGAgggtctgtctttctctcctcacATCTCAAGGACTAAAATCCATAAGCTAAATCCCTGTAGTCTACAGTCAGAgtttgaagaagaaaatcaacATACCTGGAATTTGAGTCCTTACACATCAGGGAATCACAGTGAGTATGGGAAGGATAGAGGTATAAGCTTAAATACCTGCAACATCAGCATGGCCAGAAGAGCTTCTACAAGTGGGAAGCTAAGTTATGAGAGATATTCTCCAGTGTCACCTCTGAAAGCCCATCCCAGAACTGTGGATGAATCTTCTAGAAACGTGTCCAGCTGGAGAAACATGTGTACAAGTCATAGGTCCAAGGGGAGTAACAGCAGTCATATGCTCTGCTTTTGTAAAAGAGAATGTGACTCTGTTGAAAGACACACGTGGAAACACAGAAAGCACAATTGCCTCTACATGGCTGATGTGCCTCTAAGCAGCAACTGTCCTCagtcagaagcacagagagacaAGAATGGTAAAATATCAGattcatttaaaactaaaaaacgATCAAAACACAGAGACTGCCACTGCAGAGAAAGGTATAAACTGGGTAAAAATCAACAATTTGCAGAGCCCAACCCCCCAGGAATTTTCCGTTGTGATTCTGGCTCTCGGGTTTCAATCGATGGTAATGGTGGGAAAACCTTTAATGGCCAGGAATCTCAGCACAACAAATTGAAATCTTATTTGAGACGGAGAGCTTACtgcttaaataaaaacaacaaaagccaaaaatcTTTAGCCAGCCTTCACATTGGTGATGTGGGAAAAGTTAAGTGCAGACAATGTAACTCGAGCACTGCCAATTACCATCTAAGAAGCTGTAGAGGCGGCCCTTCAGAAGCCACACAGTCAAACATTGCTGTTGGAGAAGGGCCATCCCTTACTGCCAAGGGTCTTTTGGAAAGAGTGAAAGCCAAGAAGTGTCAGGAGCAATCAATGGAGTTTGAGATGTCCTCAAACAGTTGTCTAAAAGAATCTCACACTCATTCACAAATTCAATGCACAACACCACCTGGACCATCATGCTGTAGCAGAACGGTATTGCCTTTCTCAAAAAAGAGACAACACAtaggcaaaagaaaaaatgagaaaggtaACAAGGTTCATAAAACTTCTGATAATGACAAAGGCAAAAACTTACAAAAAATTAATTCAACTATTTTGACAGACACTGAATGTGACAACTATCTTTCCAAAGGCATAAATGGTTTAGTGACAGACTCTCAGTCTTTAAGCAGAAAAAATAACCAGACAACAAAAGAGAAATCTAAATCTTCAGTTATTGAAGTCCAACCTTTTCTTCAAAGCTATGACCCAGTACCAAATGATTTCCTTGGTGCTTTTTCGTCTAATAGATATACTGGCGTAACTGATTCCACAGAGACCAAAGAGGACCAGATAAATCTAGACTTAGAGGATGTAAGCATGTCTGTAAATCATGTAGAGGGGAATATAAACTCTTACTATGACAGAGCTGTGCAGAAGCATGACAAAATGGAAGATGAATTAGAAGTGTGTCATAAATCTCTGTCACCCCCTTTAATTCAACAGCCCATAACATTTTCTCCTGATGAGATAGATAAGTACAAGCGTCTCCAGCTCCAAGCCCAGCAGCACGTGCAGAAGCAGCTCCTGTCGAGGCATCTCCGAGTGTTGCCTGCTACAGGGCCCActgccttctctcctgcctcagctgtgcAGACAGTTCCAGTGCACCAGCACACATCCATCACCACCATCCACCACACATTTCTACAGCATTTTGCTGTTTCTGCTTCCATAAGTTCTCACAGCAGTCCCCTCCCTATAGCTCATCTCCATCCTCTGTCCCAGCCACATTTTACTCCTATTTCATTTTCAACCATTGCCCCAACCATTATCCCTGGACACCCTACTTTCCTGGGTCATCCTCTACATTTAGTCGCAGCTGCGCCCTTCCACCCATCACACATGACATTGCAGCCCCTGCCTTCTGCAGCATTTATTCCCACATTGTTTGGTCCTCATTTAAACCCAGCCACCACTTCTATTTTCCACTTGAATCCTTTAATCCAACCAGTGCTGCAAGGTCAAGATCTTTACCATCACTCTTGCTCTAGCCAGATGCAACAGTTAAATAGTGTGAAGGAGGCTTTAAATATGGCAGTACACTTGAACTAA